One window from the genome of Oryctolagus cuniculus chromosome 1, mOryCun1.1, whole genome shotgun sequence encodes:
- the OR51I2 gene encoding olfactory receptor 51I2 (The RefSeq protein has 1 substitution compared to this genomic sequence): protein MGMYNVTHPASFLLTGIPGLERSHPWLAGPLCMMYAMALLGNTLILQTVRGEPSLHAPMYYFLSMLSFSDVAMSMATLPTVLRTFCLDARNIAFDACLFQMFCIHSFSMMESGILLAMSFDRYVAICNPLRYATMLTNEVIAGMGFAVTARSFITLFPLPFLIKRLPICRSNVLSHSYCLHPDMMKLACADITINSIYGLFVLVSTFGMDLLFIFLSYMLILRSVLAIASREERLKALNTCVSHILAVLAFYVPMIGVSTVHRFGKDAPRYLHVLMSNIYLFVPPVLNPLIYSAKTKEIRRAIKRMFQRIKK, encoded by the coding sequence ATGGGAATGTATAATGTCACTCATCCTGCTTCCTTCCTCTTGACTGGCATCCCTGGTCTGGAGAGGTCTCACCCCTGGCTGGCAGGGCCTCTCTGTATGATGTATGCTATGGCCCTTTTAGGAAACACAGTGATCCTGCAGACTGTGCGAGGGGAGCCCAGCCTCCATGCACCCATGTACTACTTCCTGTCCATGTTGTCTTTCAGTGATGTGGCCATGTCTATGGCTACACTGCCAACCGTACTCAGAACCTTCTGCCTTGATGCCCGCAATATTGCATTTGATGCCTGCCTATTCCAAATGTTTTGCATTCACTCCTTCTCCATGATGGAATCAGGAATTCTTTTGGCCATGAGTTTTGATCGCTATGTGGCCATTTGCAATCCATTGCGCTATGCCACTATGCTTACCAATGAAGTCATTGCTGGGATGGGTTTCGCTGTGACTGCTAGGAGCTTTATCActcttttccctcttcctttcctgatCAAGAGGCTGCCTATATGCAGATCCAACGTTCTTTCCCACTCCTACTGTTTGCACCCGGATATGATGAAGCTTGCCTGTGCTGATATCACTATCAACAGCATCTATGGACTCTTTGTACTTGTATCCACCTTTGGTATGGATCTACTGTTCATCTTCCTCTCCTACATGCTCATTCTTCGTTCTGTTTTGGCCATTGCTTCCCGTGAGGAACGCCTCAAAGCTCTGAACACATGTGTGTCACATATCCTGGCTGTACTGGCATTTTATGTACCAATGATTGGGGTCTCCACAGTGCACCGCTTTGGGAAGGATGCTCCACGCTACCTACATGTCCTCATGTCCAACATCTACCTCTTTGTCCCCCCTGTGCTCAACCCTCTCATTTATAGTGCCAAGACAAAAGAGATCCGCCGAGCCATTAAACGCATGTTTCAACGCATCAAAAAGTGA